Proteins encoded by one window of Manihot esculenta cultivar AM560-2 chromosome 10, M.esculenta_v8, whole genome shotgun sequence:
- the LOC110624364 gene encoding VQ motif-containing protein 25: MEDTIMRPHSCDSTAAASKLDMHRDSHVISKLKPKVRIIHIFAPEIIKTDVANFRELVQRLTGKPGDDEINPKVSSSRSRSRSWKKKPRKLKKKDGLLLPSSLMQEENHKVEENENDFLNGFGEFNGFINDLSSNFPLATAQSSHMDMFGDMQLA; the protein is encoded by the coding sequence ATGGAAGACACCATAATGAGGCCACACTCATGTGACTCCACTGCAGCTGCTTCAAAGCTAGACATGCACAGAGATTCCCATGTGATTTCCAAGTTGAAGCCCAAGGTTCGCATAATTCACATATTTGCACCAGAGATCATCAAGACCGATGTTGCAAATTTTAGAGAGCTTGTACAGAGACTCACTGGCAAACCTGGTGATGATGAAATAAACCCCAAAGTCAGCAgcagcagaagcagaagcagaagctgGAAGAAGAAACCAAGAAagctgaaaaagaaagatgggcTGCTGCTGCCTTCAAGTCTGATGCAAGAGGAGAACCATAAAGTAGAAGAAAATGAGAATGATTTCCTTAATGGGTTTGGAGAATTTAATGGCTTCATAAATGATTTAAGCAGTAACTTTCCCTTGGCAACCGCACAGTCTTCTCACATGGATATGTTTGGTGACATGCAACTTGCTTAA
- the LOC110625375 gene encoding GTP 3',8-cyclase, mitochondrial — protein MMRRCVLKIVNWHLGFKTSSFSLVDCSTSGYGKCHGLTGDHLHGLIPRTYATSCAKLSEDPLHTNSVSDMLIDSFGRMHTYLRISLTERCNLRCQYCMPAEGVELTPSPKLLTQNEIVRLASLFVSSGVDKIRLTGGEPTVRKDIEEICLQLSNLKGLNTLAMTTNGIALKRKLPKLKECGLTSLNISLDTLVPAKFEFMTRRKGHERVMESINAAIDCGYNPVKVNCVVMRGFNDDEICDFIELTRDKPINIRFIEFMPFDGNVWNVKKLVPYSEMLDRVSKKFTELKRLQDHPTDTAKNFKIDGHLGTVSFITSMTEHFCAGCNRLRLLADGNFKVCLFGPSEVSLRDPLRSGADEPELREIIGAAVKRKKASHAGMFDIAKTANRPMIHIGG, from the exons ATGATGAGGCGGTGCGTCCTAAAGATTGTTAATTGGCATTTGGGATTCAAGACTTCCAGTTTCTCTCTA GTTGATTGTTCTACGTCAGGATATGGCAAATGTCATGGTTTAACTGGTGATCATCTACATGGATTAATTCCAAGGACATATGCAACTTCTTGTGCTAAGTTGTCAGAAGATCCACTGCATACTAATTCTGTATCTGATATGTTAATTGATTCATTTGGAAGGATGCACACTTACCTGAGGATCTCCTTGACAGAACGTTGCAATTTACGGTGTCAGTACTGTATGCCAGCTGAGGGAGTGGAGCTTACTCCTAGCCCTAAATTACTAACACAGAATGAGATTGTTCGTTTGGCAAGTCTCTTTGTCAGTTCAGGAGTTGATAAAATTCGTCTGACTGGTGGTGAGCCAACAGTTAGGAAGGATATTGAAGAGATATGCTTACAGCTATCTAACTTGAAAGGACTCAATACGTTGGCCATGACTACCAATGGAATTGCTCTTAAAAGGAAACTGCCAAAGCTGAAAGAATGTGGGCTTACTTCTTTAAATATCAGCTTGGATACATTGGTCCCAGCTAAATTTGAATTCATGACCAGGCGTAAGGGGCATGAAAGGGTCATGGAGTCCATTAATGCTGCTATAGACTGCGGTTACAACCCTGTAAAA GTGAATTGTGTTGTAATGCGTGGGTTCAATGATGATGAGATCTGCGATTTTATAGAGCTAACACGTGACAAACCGATTAATATTCGGTTTATTGAGTTCATGCCTTTCGATGGAAATGTCTGGAATGTCAAGAAATTGGTTCCCTACTCAGAAATGTTGGATAGAGTG TCAAAGAAGTTTACAGAACTGAAGAGACTTCAGGATCACCCAACAGATACAGCTAAGAACTTCAAGATAGATGGGCATCTTGGTACTGTTTCTTTCATCACATCAATGACTGAGCATTTTTGTGCTGGTTGTAATAGATTGCGACTTTTAGCTGATGGAAACTTTAAAGTATGCCTCTTTGGTCCTTCAGAG GTTAGCTTAAGAGATCCCCTTAGAAGTGGTGCTGATGAACCTGAGCTTAGGGAAATAATTGGAGCAGCG GTCAAAAGGAAGAAAGCTTCACATGCTGGAATGTTCGACATTGCAAAAACAGCAAATAGACCTATGATACATATTGGTGGATAA
- the LOC110623895 gene encoding probable E3 ubiquitin-protein ligase RHC1A, translated as MSSTEMQHQTYWCHECDMSIHLLSTTADPLLCPHCLRDRLELMDDPTPTTPIATTDTSSFFLDSPSFRRFFLPLFSDINPSDDDTNATPSPSIDSILPTIKITSCHLKGMDDDDPVLCAVCKDQFVIDIDAKLLPCNHLFHPDCILPWLHSNHNSCPLCRFQLPTPSKNDRAVIPTSGSSSHLSSPSHVPEVREPERNVDCTGGFNNVGMEMGFPNQDSADCAFPDVGTLSSYLPSHF; from the coding sequence ATGTCTTCCACCGAAATGCAGCACCAAACGTACTGGTGCCACGAATGCGACATGAGCATCCACCTCCTCTCCACCACCGCTGATCCCCTTCTTTGCCCTCACTGCCTCCGTGACCGTCTTGAACTCATGGATGACCCCACCCCCACTACTCCTATCGCAACCACCGACACCAGCTCGTTCTTCCTCGATAGCCCCTCCTTCCGCCGCTTCTTTCTCCCGCTTTTCAGCGACATCAACCCTTCAGACGATGATACGAATGCCACTCCATCCCCCTCCATCGACTCCATCCTTCCCACTATAAAAATCACATCTTGCCATCTGAAGGGAATGGACGACGACGACCCAGTACTCTGCGCGGTATGCAAGGACCAGTTTGTTATCGACATCGATGCAAAGCTCCTTCCTTGCAATCACTTGTTCCATCCTGACTGCATTCTTCCCTGGCTTCATTCCAATCACAACTCATGTCCTCTCTGTCGCTTCCAGCTTCCTACACCATCAAAGAACGATAGAGCTGTGATTCCTACGAGTGGGTCTTCTTCTCATTTGTCATCTCCGTCGCACGTGCCGGAAGTGCGAGAGCCTGAACGGAATGTGGACTGCACTGGAGGCTTTAATAATGTGGGGATGGAAATGGGATTCCCTAATCAGGATAGTGCTGATTGTGCTTTCCCTGATGTTGGGACTTTATCTAGCTATCTTCCTTCACACTTTTAG
- the LOC110623894 gene encoding AAA-ATPase At4g25835, protein MEILSQMWSLLGLLTVLQNILPTQLLSLLHSIYESLQDLISPYSYFDIPEFNGYCGVEINDLYRHINLYLNSVNPSTSAAACRRLTLSRSKSSNHISFTVAPNQTVHDTFNGHSLSWTHHVETVQDSLEEKRSFSLKLPKRHCTALLSPYLNHVTSRAEEFERVSRERRLFTNNGNASYESGWVSVPFRHPSTFETLALEPQLKKQIMEDLKSFANGRDFYHRVGRAWKRGYLLYGPPGSGKSSLIAAMANYLCYDVYDLELTKVTDNSELRALLIQTTSRSIIVIEDIDCSVDLTADRMLKSTRKRSHTPNGKDSGNEEESGRVTLSGLLNFTDGLWSCCGEERIIVFTTNHRDNVDPALVRCGRMDVHVSLGNCGMHAFKVLAMNYLGIEAHPLFDVVESCIRSGTGALTPAQIGEIMLRNRGNADIAMKEVVGTMQAKILSSGTQKEHLIDYEDTVTRSPQSVLAVGSPENWDSSPGRSGGKRRKEGGSNCEKKARFLVRLRSLTKSDSGRRGV, encoded by the coding sequence ATGGAGATTTTGTCGCAAATGTGGTCTCTCCTTGGCCTTCTCACAGTCCTCCAAAACATCTTACCCACACAGCTCCTCTCTCTTCTCCACTCCATCTATGAGTCCCTCCAAGACCTCATCTCTCCTTATTCATACTTCGACATCCCTGAGTTTAATGGCTACTGTGGTGTGGAGATCAATGACCTCTACCGCCATATCAATCTCTATCTCAACTCTGTCAACCCTTCCACCTCTGCGGCTGCCTGCCGCCGCCTTACCCTCTCCCGCTCCAAGTCCTCCAACCACATTTCCTTCACTGTAGCTCCTAATCAAACTGTCCATGACACCTTCAATGGTCACTCTCTTTCTTGGACTCACCACGTCGAAACTGTCCAAGACTCGTTAGAAGAGAAGCGTAGTTTCAGTCTCAAGTTACCAAAGCGCCATTGCACCGCCCTACTCTCTCCGTATCTCAACCACGTCACATCACGTGCCGAGGAGTTCGAGCGGGTGTCGAGGGAAAGGAGGCTCTTTACTAATAATGGGAATGCCTCATACGAGTCTGGTTGGGTCTCAGTTCCTTTCCGTCATCCTTCCACTTTCGAAACACTTGCTCTTGAACCCCAATTGAAGAAGCAGATAATGGAGGACTTGAAATCGTTTGCTAATGGAAGAGACTTCTACCACAGAGTTGGACGTGCTTGGAAGAGGGGTTACTTGCTCTATGGTCCACCAGGCTCTGGCAAGTCCAGTTTGATCGCTGCAATGGCTAACTATTTGTGCTATGACGTTTATGATCTTGAGCTCACCAAAGTCACCGACAACTCCGAGCTCAGAGCTTTGCTAATACAAACTACCAGCAGGTCTATCATTGTGATCGAAGACATTGATTGTTCCGTGGATTTAACAGCTGACAGAATGCTAAAGAGTACAAGAAAAAGATCCCACACACCAAACGGGAAGGACTCGGGCAATGAGGAGGAGAGCGGCCGCGTCACCTTATCAGGGCTCTTGAACTTCACCGATGGATTATGGTCGTGCTGTGGAGAAGAAAGGATCATAGTGTTCACGACCAATCACAGAGATAATGTGGATCCTGCATTGGTTAGATGTGGCCGAATGGATGTGCATGTTAGTTTAGGCAATTGTGGGATGCATGCCTTCAAGGTATTGGCGATGAACTATTTGGGGATAGAAGCGCATCCTCTATTTGACGTGGTGGAGAGCTGCATAAGATCCGGCACCGGTGCCCTCACTCCGGCACAGATAGGGGAGATAATGTTGCGCAATAGAGGAAATGCTGATATAGCAATGAAGGAAGTGGTGGGTACAATGCAGGCAAAAATTTTGAGCAGTGGGACTCAAAAGGAGCATTTGATAGACTATGAAGACACGGTGACAAGGTCACCGCAAAGCGTCCTGGCAGTGGGATCACCGGAGAATTGGGACTCCTCGCCGGGAAGGAGTGGAGGGAAGAGGAGAAAGGAAGGCGGTAGTAACTGTGAGAAAAAGGCGAGATTTCTTGTGAGACTCAGATCTTTGACCAAGTCTGACTCTGGTAGAAGGGGTGTTTGA
- the LOC110623896 gene encoding uncharacterized protein LOC110623896: MGVVIIDGSTVRNFVNDESHFQKSVDETFAKLDLNNDGVLSRSELRRGFETLRLMEAHFGIDVVTPPEQLSQLYDAIFEKFDCDKSGTVDREEYRSEIKKILLAIADGLGSSPIQMALEDDSNSFLQKAADLEASKLQQPSSV, translated from the coding sequence atgGGGGTGGTCATCATCGATGGGTCAACGGTCCGTAACTTCGTGAACGATGAATCCCACTTCCAGAAGAGCGTTGATGAAACTTTTGCCAAGCTTGATCTTAACAACGATGGAGTTTTGTCCCGCTCTGAGCTTCGAAGGGGCTTCGAGACTCTGCGTCTGATGGAAGCCCACTTTGGGATCGACGTCGTCACCCCTCCAGAGCAGCTCTCCCAGTTGTATGACGCCATATTTGAGAAGTTTGATTGTGATAAGAGTGGAACCGTTGATCGTGAAGAGTATAGGTCTGAGATCAAGAAGATATTGCTTGCTATTGCTGATGGTTTGGGCTCCAGTCCTATCCAGATGGCTCTTGAGGACGATAGCAACAGTTTTCTCCAGAAAGCTGCTGATCTTGAAGCCTCTAAGCTTCAACAGCCGTCTTCTGTTTAA